TTGCTCCTCATAGTAATCAAGTTTATCCAGCTATTTCACCATTGGTAATGGCTGACTGGCGAGTGATTACCGATTACGGGATCCTCTCGTCGAAATGCGAATATTTACCGCCATAATTCCTGGAGAGTAAATGAAAATTTTCTGGACTCGCCTGTCATTAATAATGATAGGGAGCTTACTGATGCTCAATAGTTTATCGGTGAGCGCAAATCAGGCTGAACTTAAGGGTATTTCCTTTTATGTGATGCGGGTTATTTACCCGGAAAATGCCAGTCAGGGTGTTGCATTAACCGTCTATAACAAAAGTGATCAGCCTTTTTTAATGCAATCTTGGATTCGGAATATGGATCCTCAAACTGGCGGCGTTGCACCGCAGGGCAAAGCCGTTACTCCGATGCCCTTTATTGTCACTCCGCCGCTGCAACGACTAGAGCCTAATAGTGATTTGACCTTGCGTATTCGGCGTACCGGAGGGGAGTTAGCACAGGATAGGGAGTCAGTATTTTATATTGCTACCAAGGCTATCCCATCGACACCTGCGAATATGGCGCAAAACGGCGGTCAATTAACGTTAGCTGTTGTCAGTAATCTTAAACTCTTTTACCGCCCCTCCAGTCTGCCGGACAGTGGGGTGGCAGGTGCTGCCTCACAACTACGCTTCCATCTGGAAGGTAATACGCTGGTTGCTGAAAACCCAACGCCGTTTTGGTTGACATTTTCTCGGTTAAAAGTGGGTAACTATTTGTTTGATAATGCGGCTATGCGTCTGATGGTTCCACCAAAAGGACAGCAACGCTATAACTTGCCTGCGGGTACAAAGGGGCCAGTTGAGTGGCAATTGCTTGATGAGTCAGCATGGAATACGCCGTTACAACAACAAAAATCACTTACTGGCTCATCTCGATATTGATATCCAGTTTACCGACAAACTTATTTTAACTGCTGGTTAATCATATGTTTTTAATTCCAATTTTGTGTATTGGCAAAACAGATAAACCAGATTGAGCTAAATATTATGAAACGGCACGTTAATGGGATAAAAATCTCACCCATATTGACGGGTGCGATATTACTTACGTCTGTTCTGCCTGCTTGGGGCCGGGATTATTTTGATGCCGGGCTGCTAATGCTTGATCAAGAGCAGTCTGAAAAAGTGGATTTGACTCAGTTTGAGGCTGCCGATCAGGTGCCTGAAGGGGCTTATCTGGTGACGATATTTGTTAATCAGATTGAGCACGGTGAGCAAACAATTACTTTCCAAAAAGGTTCTCGGAATAAGGTTGAGCCACTTCTCACGCCTGCGTTACTGAA
The window above is part of the Yersinia massiliensis genome. Proteins encoded here:
- a CDS encoding fimbrial biogenesis chaperone; this translates as MKIFWTRLSLIMIGSLLMLNSLSVSANQAELKGISFYVMRVIYPENASQGVALTVYNKSDQPFLMQSWIRNMDPQTGGVAPQGKAVTPMPFIVTPPLQRLEPNSDLTLRIRRTGGELAQDRESVFYIATKAIPSTPANMAQNGGQLTLAVVSNLKLFYRPSSLPDSGVAGAASQLRFHLEGNTLVAENPTPFWLTFSRLKVGNYLFDNAAMRLMVPPKGQQRYNLPAGTKGPVEWQLLDESAWNTPLQQQKSLTGSSRY